From a single Planctellipticum variicoloris genomic region:
- a CDS encoding DUF1573 domain-containing protein, producing the protein MSLQTSWLARCLVVAWMAAPACVMAQQDPRWAEKMFEVDKLDFGVVATGAECKTQLKITNRYVETIQITGVATGCRCAQASTTVKDLASGQTGIIDVSMDTRNFSRKRDSVVTISVYEPSKGALATVRIPVSVYIRTDVVVEPGSVNFGTVDLGQSRELKLSVAYAGRPDWKILQVQNRNPNIEAVAKEIGRGGQRVDYELLVTLKPTASAGVIRETLTLVTDDANNPHVPIPVFAQVESDLTVTPSAINFGTVTAGQVKTQTVVIRAKKPISIEGFNQGKGDKALTVQMPSDARPVHLLPLKFTAPADAGDYQNDIQVIIEGRKEPITLRIQAKIVVPATPAEAPAAEASDAK; encoded by the coding sequence ATGTCGTTGCAGACCAGTTGGCTGGCGCGGTGTCTGGTGGTGGCATGGATGGCCGCCCCCGCTTGTGTAATGGCACAGCAGGATCCGCGATGGGCCGAGAAGATGTTCGAAGTCGACAAGCTCGATTTCGGCGTCGTCGCCACAGGAGCTGAGTGCAAGACGCAGCTCAAGATCACCAACAGGTACGTGGAAACCATCCAGATCACGGGGGTTGCCACGGGCTGTCGTTGCGCGCAGGCCAGCACGACCGTGAAAGATCTGGCGAGCGGGCAGACCGGTATCATCGATGTTTCGATGGACACGCGGAATTTCAGCCGGAAACGCGATTCGGTCGTTACGATCAGCGTCTACGAGCCGAGCAAGGGGGCGCTGGCGACGGTCCGGATTCCGGTGTCGGTCTATATCCGGACGGACGTCGTGGTTGAGCCGGGCTCGGTCAATTTCGGGACCGTGGACCTGGGGCAATCCCGCGAGCTGAAGCTGTCGGTGGCGTACGCCGGGCGGCCGGACTGGAAGATTCTGCAGGTGCAGAACCGGAATCCGAACATCGAGGCCGTGGCGAAGGAAATCGGTCGCGGCGGGCAGCGGGTGGATTATGAGCTGCTGGTGACGTTAAAGCCGACCGCTTCGGCGGGCGTAATTCGCGAGACGCTGACTCTGGTCACCGACGACGCCAACAATCCTCATGTGCCGATTCCGGTCTTTGCCCAGGTGGAATCCGACCTGACGGTGACGCCGTCTGCGATCAATTTCGGCACGGTGACTGCTGGTCAGGTCAAAACCCAGACAGTCGTGATTCGGGCGAAGAAGCCGATTTCCATTGAAGGATTTAATCAGGGGAAAGGGGACAAGGCTCTGACCGTGCAGATGCCCTCTGATGCCCGACCGGTGCATCTGCTGCCGTTGAAGTTTACGGCCCCCGCAGACGCTGGCGATTATCAGAACGACATCCAAGTGATCATTGAAGGTCGTAAAGAACCGATCACCCTTCGCATTCAGGCGAAGATCGTCGTCCCGGCCACTCCGGCCGAGGCTCCCGCGGCTGAGGCCAGCGACGCAAAGTAG
- a CDS encoding DUF1501 domain-containing protein, with product MIPAEISSLITRRHFFENCGVGVGKVALASLLAGGAARPSVAAPTADFAPRDPHFPGKAKAVIHLFMAGAPSHLDLFDYKPQLAKFEGKPIPPEIIGGQRYAFIRSDAAALGPRFPFHKHGESGMEIADVMPGLATVVDDICLVRSIHTDQFNHAPAQIFLNTGFSQPGRPSLGSWVVYGLGAEAEDLPAFVVMSTGAGISGGAANWSSGFLPSVYTGVRFRNQGDPILNLSSPAGIDSQTQRESLDLIGQLNQRRLEAAGDPEIATRISAYEMAFRLQTSAPELMDLKGETPETLKLYGCDPDKPSFARACLLARRMVERGVRFINIYHEGWDAHSDLLGNHTRNCQATDQASSALVRDLKQRGMLDETLVVWGGEFGRTPMVESNPALGRSLGRDHHPQAYSMWFAGGGFKRGLSYGRTDELGFHVAENPVHIHDVQATILHALGLDHERLTYTYQGRQFRLTDIHGNVVKDLLA from the coding sequence ATGATCCCCGCTGAAATCTCTTCGTTGATCACCCGTCGCCATTTCTTCGAAAACTGCGGCGTCGGTGTCGGCAAGGTCGCCCTCGCCTCCCTGCTGGCTGGTGGAGCCGCGCGTCCGAGCGTCGCAGCCCCCACCGCTGACTTCGCTCCGCGCGACCCGCATTTCCCCGGCAAGGCGAAGGCGGTGATCCACCTCTTTATGGCCGGCGCGCCGAGCCATCTGGATCTGTTCGACTACAAGCCGCAGCTTGCCAAGTTCGAAGGCAAGCCGATTCCGCCGGAGATCATCGGCGGGCAGCGGTATGCCTTCATCCGCTCCGACGCCGCCGCTCTGGGGCCGCGGTTTCCCTTCCACAAGCACGGCGAATCGGGGATGGAAATCGCCGACGTCATGCCGGGGCTGGCAACAGTCGTCGACGACATTTGTCTCGTCAGGTCGATTCATACCGACCAGTTCAACCACGCTCCTGCCCAGATCTTCCTGAATACGGGCTTCTCGCAGCCGGGACGGCCCAGCCTCGGTTCGTGGGTCGTCTATGGACTCGGAGCCGAGGCCGAGGATCTGCCGGCGTTCGTGGTCATGTCGACAGGTGCAGGGATCAGCGGCGGGGCGGCCAACTGGTCGAGCGGGTTTCTGCCCTCGGTTTACACGGGCGTCCGTTTTCGGAACCAGGGCGATCCGATTCTGAACCTGTCCAGCCCGGCGGGAATCGATTCCCAGACTCAACGGGAGTCGCTCGACCTGATCGGACAGCTCAACCAGCGCCGTCTGGAGGCGGCCGGCGATCCCGAAATCGCGACCCGTATCTCCGCCTACGAAATGGCCTTCCGGCTCCAGACTTCGGCGCCGGAACTCATGGACCTGAAAGGAGAAACGCCCGAGACGCTGAAGCTCTACGGCTGCGATCCCGACAAACCGTCTTTCGCCCGGGCCTGCCTGCTGGCGCGGCGGATGGTGGAGCGCGGCGTGCGGTTCATCAATATCTACCACGAAGGCTGGGATGCTCACTCGGACCTGCTGGGAAATCATACGAGAAACTGCCAGGCGACTGATCAGGCCTCCTCAGCGCTGGTGCGGGATCTGAAACAGCGGGGGATGCTTGATGAGACACTCGTCGTGTGGGGGGGCGAGTTCGGGCGGACGCCGATGGTGGAGTCCAACCCGGCCCTGGGCCGGAGCCTGGGCCGGGATCACCACCCGCAGGCGTATTCCATGTGGTTCGCCGGCGGCGGTTTCAAAAGAGGACTTTCGTACGGACGGACCGACGAACTTGGTTTTCATGTCGCGGAAAACCCGGTCCACATTCACGACGTGCAGGCGACAATTCTGCACGCGCTGGGGCTGGATCACGAGCGGTTGACTTATACGTATCAGGGACGACAATTCCGTCTGACCGACATTCACGGCAACGTTGTCAAAGACCTGCTGGCGTGA
- a CDS encoding PSD1 and planctomycete cytochrome C domain-containing protein: MVRGCFHCAGLLVGLTLAAPLLAAGPDFTRDVRPILARHCFKCHGPDDLTREGGLRLDDRASAVKAADSGEVAIVPGQPGRSELVQRITSADEAEVMPPPTAKQRLTDAEKETLRQWIAAGAEYQAHWAFERPVRPAAPAVSRPEWVRNPIDASILAKLDREKLSPSAEADRETLIRRVSLDLIGLPPTPEEVDQFVADPAPDAYDRLVDRLMASPRYGERWARRWLDLARYADTNGYEKDRQRSVWPWRDWVINAINAGMPFDQFTIEQLAGDLLPDATLEQRIATGFHRNTMTNEEGGIDPQEFQFYALCDRVNTTGATWLGLTLACTQCHTHKYDPLPHQDYYGLMAFLNNADEIKLEVPTPELLQRRASLERTIAERTAKLGENFPGTDSGSDPATRQQYLKNRFSAWLAEQRNAAVDWTVLQPVSAKADLSRFEILPDGSLLASGDQTKRDEYDLVLRGDLRGVTGLRLEALPDPSLPKGGPGRTYYEGPEGDFFLSEWTVDIDGQPLKFASATETYGKLGIGGGKAAASLTYDGEFQTGWSTSGREGEPHAAFYTLAAPLQTASDASEVNIRMVFERHYSADLGRFRISVTRDVRPLTARETPAEIESLLVQPPQQLMPSDIDRLQRYFLQTAPELTITRAEIEQLRKQLPAPPTTLAFVERPADFPRETHRRHRGEFLQPKESVPAHTPGVLPPLSADVPRNRLTLARWLVSPENPLTARVVANRDWSAFFGRGIVKTQEDFGLQGAAPTHPELLDWLATELVRRQWSLKEFHRRIVTSATYRQDSRVSPELAERDPENLLLARGPRVRLEAELVRDTLLATAGMLSDKLLGPSVFPPQPANVTTEGTYGGLAWTVSPGEDRHRRGLYTFTKRTSPYAMFSTFDGPSGEACIPRRDVTNTPLQALTLLNDPVALEIAQHLGNEFAGRTDAEPERLRTLFRRCLTRSPTPEELTLLQKYLDHERNRLQTNAEAAGQIAGSGAGPAAERAAWTLTARALMNLDEFVVKD, translated from the coding sequence ATGGTTCGCGGATGTTTTCACTGCGCCGGTCTGCTGGTTGGGCTTACCCTCGCGGCGCCGTTGCTGGCCGCCGGGCCGGACTTCACCCGCGACGTCCGCCCGATCCTCGCCCGGCACTGCTTCAAGTGTCACGGCCCCGACGACCTGACCCGCGAAGGGGGACTGCGGCTCGACGACCGGGCCAGTGCGGTCAAGGCGGCCGATTCCGGGGAAGTCGCCATCGTGCCGGGGCAGCCGGGCCGGAGCGAACTGGTGCAGCGGATCACCTCCGCCGACGAAGCGGAGGTCATGCCCCCCCCGACCGCAAAACAGCGGCTGACCGACGCCGAGAAGGAGACGCTCCGGCAGTGGATTGCCGCAGGCGCCGAGTACCAGGCCCACTGGGCCTTCGAACGCCCCGTTCGACCGGCCGCGCCCGCCGTCAGCCGGCCGGAGTGGGTCCGCAACCCGATCGATGCGTCCATCCTCGCAAAACTTGATCGCGAAAAGCTGTCACCATCCGCCGAAGCCGATCGCGAAACCCTGATCCGCCGGGTCTCGCTGGACCTGATCGGCCTGCCGCCGACGCCGGAAGAGGTGGATCAGTTCGTCGCCGACCCCGCCCCCGACGCCTACGACCGCCTGGTCGATCGGCTCATGGCCTCGCCCCGGTACGGCGAACGCTGGGCCCGGCGCTGGCTGGATCTGGCGCGGTATGCGGACACCAACGGGTACGAAAAAGACCGGCAGCGGTCGGTGTGGCCGTGGCGGGACTGGGTGATCAACGCGATCAACGCCGGAATGCCATTCGATCAGTTCACGATCGAGCAGCTCGCCGGGGATCTCCTCCCCGACGCGACGCTGGAGCAGCGAATTGCGACCGGGTTTCACCGCAACACGATGACCAACGAAGAAGGGGGCATCGACCCCCAGGAATTTCAGTTCTACGCCCTGTGCGACCGCGTCAACACCACCGGGGCCACCTGGCTGGGGCTGACCCTTGCCTGCACTCAGTGCCACACCCACAAATACGACCCCCTGCCGCACCAGGACTACTACGGCCTGATGGCCTTCCTGAACAACGCCGACGAAATCAAGCTCGAAGTCCCGACCCCGGAGCTGCTGCAGCGACGGGCATCGCTCGAACGGACGATCGCCGAGCGAACCGCGAAGCTGGGGGAAAATTTCCCCGGCACCGACAGCGGTTCCGACCCCGCCACCCGTCAGCAGTATCTCAAAAACCGCTTCAGCGCCTGGCTCGCCGAACAGCGAAACGCAGCGGTCGACTGGACCGTCCTGCAACCGGTCTCGGCGAAGGCCGATCTCTCCCGCTTTGAAATTCTCCCTGACGGCTCGCTGCTGGCCTCAGGCGATCAGACCAAGCGGGACGAGTACGACCTCGTCCTCCGCGGCGACCTGCGGGGCGTCACCGGTCTCCGGCTCGAAGCCCTCCCCGATCCCTCCTTGCCCAAGGGCGGCCCCGGTCGAACCTACTACGAAGGCCCCGAAGGGGACTTCTTCCTCAGCGAATGGACCGTCGACATCGACGGCCAGCCCCTCAAGTTCGCCAGTGCGACCGAAACCTACGGCAAGCTCGGCATCGGCGGCGGCAAGGCGGCTGCCAGCCTGACGTATGACGGCGAATTCCAGACCGGCTGGTCCACCAGCGGGCGGGAAGGGGAGCCCCACGCAGCGTTCTACACCCTCGCGGCCCCGCTGCAGACCGCGAGTGATGCCTCAGAGGTCAACATCCGGATGGTCTTCGAACGGCACTACTCAGCCGACCTGGGGCGGTTTCGGATCTCCGTCACCCGCGATGTCCGACCGCTGACCGCACGCGAGACGCCCGCGGAGATCGAGTCCCTCCTCGTTCAGCCCCCCCAGCAACTCATGCCCTCCGACATCGACCGTCTGCAGCGGTACTTCCTGCAGACCGCGCCCGAACTGACGATCACACGGGCCGAGATCGAGCAGTTGCGAAAACAACTTCCGGCTCCACCGACCACGCTCGCGTTCGTCGAACGCCCGGCCGATTTCCCGCGCGAAACTCACCGCCGCCACCGCGGCGAATTCCTCCAGCCCAAGGAATCGGTCCCGGCCCATACCCCGGGTGTCCTGCCGCCCCTGTCAGCGGACGTTCCCCGAAACCGCCTGACGCTGGCACGGTGGCTCGTCAGCCCGGAAAATCCGCTGACGGCGCGGGTCGTGGCCAATCGCGACTGGTCGGCGTTCTTCGGGCGGGGAATCGTCAAGACACAGGAAGACTTTGGTCTGCAAGGGGCCGCCCCGACCCACCCGGAACTGCTCGACTGGCTGGCGACCGAGCTCGTCCGCCGGCAGTGGTCGCTGAAAGAGTTTCACCGGCGGATCGTGACCAGCGCAACCTATCGCCAGGACTCGCGCGTCTCGCCCGAGCTGGCTGAACGCGATCCGGAGAACCTGCTCCTTGCCCGCGGGCCGCGCGTCCGGCTGGAAGCGGAACTGGTCCGCGACACGCTGCTGGCGACCGCGGGGATGCTGTCAGACAAGCTGCTCGGCCCGAGCGTCTTCCCGCCGCAACCCGCCAACGTCACGACCGAGGGAACCTACGGCGGCCTGGCCTGGACGGTCAGTCCGGGCGAAGACCGGCACCGCCGGGGGCTCTACACCTTCACCAAGCGGACGTCCCCCTACGCGATGTTCTCGACATTCGACGGCCCGAGCGGCGAAGCCTGCATCCCTCGACGGGATGTGACCAATACGCCTCTGCAGGCGCTGACGTTGCTCAACGATCCGGTCGCCCTGGAAATCGCCCAGCACCTGGGGAATGAGTTCGCCGGCCGGACCGACGCCGAGCCCGAGAGATTGCGGACCCTCTTCCGCCGCTGCCTCACCCGCAGCCCGACCCCGGAAGAATTGACGCTGCTGCAGAAATATCTCGATCACGAACGCAATCGGCTGCAGACCAATGCCGAAGCCGCCGGCCAGATCGCCGGATCAGGAGCCGGGCCGGCCGCGGAGCGGGCAGCCTGGACGCTGACGGCCCGGGCACTGATGAACTTGGACGAGTTTGTGGTGAAGGATTGA
- the htpG gene encoding molecular chaperone HtpG, protein MTTEAAPQEFTFQTEIKQLLHILSHSLYQNREIAIRELVSNASDSLNKLRHIQLAEDQFRDDVPLEIVLEPNKDDRVLIIRDTGIGLTHDELIQNLGTIAHSGSKEFLNKLSGDAKGDLSLIGQFGVGFYSAFMLADRVEVITRSYKETTGWKWESDGTGRFTIEPAGDVPRGAQIRLHLKEGYEEFTDAFRLKFIIRKYSTFVPHPVRLDGETLNEQKPIWVEPKNQLTDEQYDGFYQWLTHHAEEKPLWRMHLQSDSPLQFHAILYSPPKNLEQLGFGRVDHGLNLCAKRILVQDNCQDLLPDYLHFLYGVVDSADLPLNVSRETLQDHKLLPKLKKVLTKKVLDFLAELAEERPEDFKTFHQQFGSILRTGLAQDFENRERIAKLMRFHSTFGDDREVLVSLDDYVKRAAEGQTQIYYLSGPELSSLAKHPLLEPFRKRNLEVLLLTDPVDEFAITHVGMYEEKQLISIDSVDVKFPESTNPPDEEVKPSPKGLPRVIELFRGALSEQTEDVKESSRLTDSPVCLINAQGGLSSQLQKILSQNSPDYQPAKRILEVNPQSALIGRLSELSTNSDNDEFIRDCGRQLFANALFLDGLVAQPEETTRRILRFMEEAAQKRSGIVV, encoded by the coding sequence ATGACCACCGAAGCCGCCCCTCAGGAATTCACGTTTCAGACCGAAATCAAGCAACTGCTGCACATCCTGTCGCACTCGCTCTACCAGAACCGCGAGATCGCCATCCGCGAACTGGTTTCCAACGCCTCCGACTCTCTCAACAAGCTCCGGCATATCCAGCTCGCCGAGGACCAGTTCCGCGACGACGTCCCGCTGGAAATCGTCCTCGAACCGAACAAGGACGATCGCGTTCTAATCATCCGGGACACCGGCATCGGCCTGACGCATGACGAGCTGATTCAAAACCTCGGCACCATCGCCCATAGCGGCTCGAAAGAGTTTCTCAACAAGCTGTCCGGCGACGCCAAGGGGGATCTGTCGTTGATCGGCCAGTTCGGCGTCGGCTTTTACTCCGCCTTCATGCTCGCCGACCGGGTCGAAGTCATCACCCGCAGCTACAAGGAAACGACCGGCTGGAAGTGGGAATCGGACGGCACCGGCCGCTTCACCATCGAGCCCGCCGGCGACGTCCCCCGCGGGGCGCAGATCCGCCTGCACCTGAAGGAAGGCTACGAGGAATTCACCGACGCCTTCCGGCTGAAGTTCATCATCCGCAAGTATTCGACGTTCGTGCCGCACCCCGTCCGGCTGGACGGCGAAACGCTCAACGAGCAGAAACCGATCTGGGTCGAGCCCAAGAACCAGCTCACCGACGAGCAGTACGACGGCTTTTACCAGTGGCTGACGCACCACGCCGAGGAAAAACCGCTCTGGCGGATGCACCTGCAGAGCGATTCCCCGCTGCAGTTCCACGCCATTCTCTATTCGCCGCCGAAGAACCTGGAGCAGCTCGGGTTCGGCCGGGTCGATCACGGCCTGAACCTGTGCGCCAAGCGGATTCTCGTCCAGGACAACTGCCAGGATCTGCTCCCCGACTATCTGCACTTCCTGTACGGCGTCGTCGACTCCGCCGACCTGCCCCTCAACGTCTCCCGCGAGACGCTGCAGGATCACAAGCTCCTCCCCAAGCTGAAAAAAGTCCTCACGAAGAAGGTCCTCGACTTCCTGGCGGAGCTGGCCGAGGAGCGGCCGGAGGACTTCAAGACGTTCCACCAGCAGTTCGGGAGCATTCTGCGGACCGGGCTGGCGCAGGATTTCGAGAACCGGGAGCGGATCGCCAAGCTGATGCGGTTCCACTCGACGTTCGGCGACGACCGCGAAGTTCTGGTTTCGCTGGACGATTACGTGAAGCGGGCCGCCGAGGGGCAGACGCAGATCTACTACCTGAGCGGCCCGGAGCTCTCTTCGCTGGCGAAGCATCCGCTGCTGGAGCCGTTCCGGAAGCGGAACCTGGAAGTGCTGCTGCTGACCGATCCGGTCGACGAGTTCGCGATCACGCACGTCGGCATGTACGAGGAGAAGCAGCTCATTTCGATCGATTCGGTCGACGTGAAGTTCCCCGAGTCGACGAACCCGCCGGACGAGGAAGTCAAGCCGTCGCCGAAGGGACTGCCGCGGGTGATCGAGCTGTTCCGGGGGGCGCTGAGCGAGCAGACGGAGGACGTGAAGGAGTCGAGCCGGCTGACGGACAGCCCGGTCTGCCTGATCAATGCGCAGGGGGGGCTGAGCAGCCAGTTGCAGAAGATTCTGAGCCAGAATTCGCCGGATTATCAGCCGGCGAAGCGGATTCTGGAGGTGAACCCGCAGTCGGCGCTGATCGGCCGGCTGAGCGAGCTGTCGACGAACAGCGACAACGACGAGTTCATCCGGGACTGCGGCCGGCAGCTTTTTGCGAACGCGCTGTTCCTGGACGGCCTGGTGGCGCAGCCGGAAGAGACGACGCGGCGGATTCTGCGGTTCATGGAAGAGGCGGCCCAGAAACGGTCGGGGATTGTGGTGTGA
- a CDS encoding ABC-three component system protein has product MAKNRSSASPGAPRRVRRSSSVPGTYRGFSLQANRFLFHLMQADLDSTVSLEAFEDVGVQNSSGSRTAEQNKSFLTSNPLADRSAQLWKTLANWFRLASDGTLPPANSKYVLYAHTTAPGQVARLLNDAIDDASALAALSSIRAHLRYPDGLSDSTSVRDDMLTVLNAPPGVFVAVTPRISIICGSLAGVDELKSLFTSQIIGPESVDETIQWSQGWIKERIDKQISQNQPCYITKREFHDALITYVRHHDRISILKSIAGTPDHTEVQLELAFRKYVRQLQCIALDEDSILSAVNDYLRAVVDRTRWSEEGHISSNALDALADELVATWRNKTRRVALTHATLPEEHRGQLLYTDCIEHSASLDGLSTPPHFIRGSWQVLSDDLAVGWHPRYSEILTVATGVSAGTSVDTHQSQGPNS; this is encoded by the coding sequence ATGGCGAAGAACCGCTCATCCGCGTCACCCGGTGCACCCCGGCGCGTCCGCCGATCATCGAGCGTCCCGGGCACGTATCGAGGCTTCTCGCTACAGGCGAATCGCTTCCTCTTTCATCTTATGCAGGCAGACCTCGATTCAACAGTCTCGCTTGAGGCATTCGAGGACGTCGGTGTGCAGAATTCGTCCGGAAGCCGTACTGCTGAGCAGAACAAGAGCTTCCTTACCAGCAACCCATTGGCAGATCGGTCCGCTCAGCTCTGGAAAACGCTTGCCAACTGGTTTCGATTGGCTTCGGATGGAACACTCCCGCCAGCCAACAGCAAGTATGTGCTCTACGCTCATACGACTGCACCGGGCCAGGTCGCCCGACTCTTGAACGACGCGATCGACGACGCAAGCGCACTTGCCGCCCTCAGTAGCATTCGCGCTCATCTACGGTACCCCGATGGCCTGAGTGACTCGACCTCCGTTCGCGATGATATGCTTACCGTTCTCAACGCACCTCCTGGCGTATTTGTTGCGGTGACCCCGCGCATTTCGATCATCTGTGGTTCGCTTGCAGGCGTTGACGAACTCAAATCGCTCTTCACCTCGCAGATTATCGGACCCGAAAGCGTCGATGAAACGATACAATGGTCACAAGGATGGATCAAGGAACGAATCGACAAGCAGATCTCACAGAATCAGCCCTGCTACATCACTAAACGCGAGTTTCACGACGCATTAATCACTTATGTCCGGCACCACGATCGCATTTCGATCCTCAAAAGTATCGCGGGCACTCCAGATCATACGGAGGTACAGCTCGAACTCGCATTTCGCAAATACGTCCGACAGTTGCAATGTATTGCACTGGATGAAGATTCGATACTCTCGGCCGTTAACGATTATCTCCGCGCAGTAGTTGACCGCACCCGATGGTCGGAAGAAGGGCATATCTCGTCAAACGCGCTCGATGCTCTCGCTGACGAACTTGTCGCTACCTGGCGCAACAAGACCAGGCGAGTTGCATTGACGCACGCCACGCTGCCTGAGGAGCATCGCGGCCAGCTACTATACACCGACTGCATTGAGCATTCTGCAAGCCTAGATGGACTCAGCACGCCTCCGCACTTTATTCGTGGCAGCTGGCAGGTTTTGTCAGATGATCTCGCCGTCGGATGGCATCCGCGATATTCAGAGATACTGACTGTAGCCACTGGAGTCTCTGCTGGCACCTCTGTTGATACGCACCAGTCGCAAGGGCCCAACTCGTGA
- a CDS encoding three component ABC system middle component gives MRYVQNPALGAILLWRFVTAYSAAHKTSDAPILPLAFVVLPILLHHETFAILKATQRLTGLHGFVDKFSRSGVERSDLLLAIHSRAESMRYLTIESLQEGVRHSLLSISTTDATLVALSTTRPSGLASSVRPLLDGAEKFGMWCAQLTPFEIATALKVGL, from the coding sequence ATGCGATATGTCCAGAATCCTGCGCTTGGAGCGATACTGCTCTGGCGTTTTGTCACCGCCTACTCCGCGGCACACAAAACTAGTGATGCACCGATTCTACCGCTTGCCTTTGTAGTCCTTCCGATTCTGCTGCACCACGAGACCTTTGCAATCTTGAAGGCGACACAGCGACTAACAGGGCTACACGGATTCGTTGACAAGTTCAGTCGGAGCGGTGTAGAGCGATCCGACCTTCTCCTTGCGATTCATTCGAGGGCCGAATCAATGAGATACTTGACAATCGAATCTCTGCAAGAAGGAGTCCGCCACAGCCTCTTATCCATCTCTACTACAGATGCGACATTGGTCGCTCTTTCTACGACGCGCCCTTCCGGGTTGGCCAGTTCCGTCAGGCCGTTGCTTGATGGTGCCGAAAAGTTCGGGATGTGGTGTGCGCAGCTTACGCCGTTTGAGATTGCAACCGCACTTAAGGTGGGCCTGTAG
- a CDS encoding IS630 family transposase, with protein sequence MEGILSPRAERAKQRLSEQLKFLKDAGLRTRYLIVIHRLEGRSPTWIARSLKVGRSTVYRTEQRYGKDGEIGLFDRRGGNGPRKLTEEYLTQLREVVAGDPLQDGWKRPTWTREMLITTLRRRTSVKISLSTMSRALRLIGARRGRPKPTVECPWPEAEKQQCLEQIEELVAHLPTGEVAVWEDEIDIHLNPKIGEDWMLRGQQKQVLTPGKNEKRYLAGAQDARTKELIAIEGDRKDTALFVLLLWELTQRYPQAKKIHVVLDNYAIHTTRLVRESLATPLGRRLRLHFLPPYCPDHNRIERTWEDLHANVTRNHKCSTMPQLMRNVRSYIRRHNHRRPAAL encoded by the coding sequence ATGGAAGGCATTCTTTCACCCCGGGCGGAGCGCGCCAAGCAGCGGTTGTCCGAGCAGTTGAAGTTTCTGAAGGACGCCGGGCTGAGAACGCGGTATCTGATCGTGATCCATCGACTGGAAGGACGTTCTCCCACCTGGATTGCCCGCTCGCTCAAGGTCGGTCGCAGCACCGTGTATCGGACCGAGCAGCGTTACGGGAAGGACGGCGAGATCGGTTTGTTCGACCGGCGGGGCGGCAACGGGCCACGGAAACTGACCGAGGAGTACCTGACGCAGTTGCGGGAGGTCGTGGCCGGCGATCCGCTGCAGGACGGCTGGAAGCGGCCGACCTGGACGCGGGAGATGCTGATCACAACGCTCCGTCGACGGACGAGTGTGAAGATCAGCCTGTCGACGATGAGCCGGGCCTTGCGGCTGATCGGGGCGCGGCGCGGACGACCGAAGCCAACGGTCGAGTGTCCGTGGCCGGAGGCCGAAAAACAGCAGTGTCTGGAGCAGATCGAGGAACTGGTGGCGCATCTGCCGACGGGCGAAGTGGCGGTCTGGGAGGACGAGATCGACATCCATCTCAATCCGAAGATCGGCGAGGACTGGATGCTCCGCGGGCAGCAGAAACAGGTTCTCACGCCGGGGAAGAACGAGAAGCGTTACCTGGCGGGGGCTCAGGATGCGCGGACGAAGGAGTTGATCGCGATCGAAGGCGACCGGAAGGACACGGCGTTGTTCGTACTGCTGCTGTGGGAGCTGACGCAGCGCTATCCGCAGGCGAAGAAGATCCATGTCGTCCTGGACAACTACGCGATCCATACGACCCGACTGGTGCGGGAGAGTCTGGCGACGCCGCTGGGGCGCAGGCTGCGCCTGCACTTCCTGCCGCCGTACTGTCCGGATCACAACCGGATCGAACGAACGTGGGAGGACTTACACGCCAACGTGACACGGAACCACAAATGCTCGACGATGCCGCAACTGATGCGAAACGTCCGCTCCTACATCCGCCGACACAACCACCGGCGACCGGCGGCGCTGTAG